A window of Punica granatum isolate Tunisia-2019 chromosome 8, ASM765513v2, whole genome shotgun sequence genomic DNA:
CACAGGAATTAGATCGAAGTGAGATTCTCAAGCAATCCTTTCTCGCCACGAGTCCCTTCAGAAGACTCCAATCGCTTCCGAATTGAGAGAGAGACTGGACACTGACAGTACAAAGGGCAGCGTCATTCACGTGGCCCAAGTTGTCTGTTTTAGCATGAACTTGGCATGTTTGCCTTTCAGGACAAGTTTTCCGAGCGCAGGAAGTACTTCTCACAGCTATTATGTCAATAAAATGGCATGACCGTTCCAACCGCGGCCCGTGGTAGCATGTCACAACGAACACATGATGgtttttgaaattcaaattcaCAAAAAAACGATCCCAAATTCCCACTGTATGGGTTAAGGATGTGCACGAATACCGAATATACCTGGAATCTGTCGGAAACTACCGAGTAGAGTAAGGTTCGGATAGCTCGCATTTGAAATAGGATAGGATCTagatattaaaataagaaaccGGTAAAAATCGATTTCGATTCCTACATATAGGGTACCCAGAATCAGAattggaaccggaaccggtgCGCGAACCCgataataatttctcttaGTTATATTCAGAAATATTTCTCCTTTTTACTTAACCCTCTCcgccctctctctttctctcggTGGAAGCTTCGCATTCCTTATCGTCGGTAGTTTTGGTTCGACGACCTCGGTGTGTCCTTGATGAGGCATTGTCGTATTACGGATATTTAGTTTTGTgaatggattgatgagacatattactCTTAGTTGTAGATGTATtatggattaatctaaatctatgtTGACATTCTGTTTtacgtgattactgattataaaTAAgacattttcggttttatttagcgagacaaaaaaaatttacaggttccaatagGATActcggaacctgtggtataatataaGTTCCGGATAGGTTTCGGTTTCAAGACTCAATATAGTAtggtccggttccaaaatcttgaaaacTGTTTGGTTAAgatatcattaaaaaaaaacagggAGTACCCAGACCCCGAATACTCCTACTATGGGCTATGCCGCTCACTCTTTCTGCAGCATGATCAGTAATGATACCATACAAGCTGCAGTGGATCCGTATGAAATCATCGACCCCATCCTGATCGAGACTGTTTGGGCCTACCCGAGCAATCGATGTTGCTGTTGATCAAACTCTGTACATCAACCAGTAACCTTATCTAGAATCCAATTCAAGATTACCTCGACTGGACGTATCGGAACCGATGGGCCTCGATGGGACCCAAAGCCATGAAGAACGGTCCAACAGTATGAGTTCTCACATTCCTGTGGGCTCAACTTCTTTTAATCCGGTCCGCTTGACAAATACGTGGGGCTTTGTAGGCCCTACTTGGAACGATACATCTGATTACGAACAGAAGTAATGTCACGTTTGGTATGATGGAAGACGGGAGGAACATACTCATAGAACTCATGGCAAACTCCTTTGCGAGCACTAAAATCGGGAATCATCGACACTGATCGGGAAAACGAAGGCAAGACATAAGGTGAACATCTCGGAGTGgggaagaaaacaaaaaatcttTCCCATGAGAATTCATAACCCATCTTCAGCTGTGGTTCCCAAAATGTAAATTACAGCAGTAAAGATTCCTCTGACTGTCAACCTCATCTGCTGATCCAATATTCCTGCACCCGAACCCGAACCCGACCCCCCGAAACTAGTGGAAATGACAAAGAAAAGCTAGAAAAGTGGGGACTAAAGAGGAGAAATAATGAATGGAATATCAGCAGGTCATTTAACGAAGGCCTAGGACTGATACATACAGCCAAACTCACTGGTTCAAAACTATGTACAAAAGAACATCATTGGCTATGACTGCAAAACTTGTTTCTGGTTCTCCCTAACTTTATATATCCTGATGTGCCATCAGAAACACGTCTTTCTCTGCCATCGTCGTCGTCACTATCTCATGTTGCAGCATACAGGCTTCCCTGTATCTTGAAGCTTATCCCACATGCAGATCATCTGTCTCGGAGACTGGTAGTGTGCCGTGTAATAGTCTTTTATGCACCCGAACTGGCAGTACTTGTAGCTGTGTATATACTCCACAGGCTTCGAGCTGTTGAATTTCTCCACCCACATCCCCACACTCACATCCTCCATCTTGAACAGCTGAAGAAAACAGATCGGACAACATTTCGGTTAAAAACGGAAGCGAAAAGCAATGGAGTATTCATAGAGAATGATTTATTGTCTTTGGCTTATTACCCGTAATTTAAGTCTCTCAAACTCAGACACGATGAACCGTGCAATGTCTGAGGAGAGTATGTATCCCGGTCCATTAGCATAGGGTGGATATTCTTCTTCAGGCCATTCCTAGAATCAGCATGAGTTTGAACCATAAGATGATGAATAGGAAACCGAGATTGAATAGTATTTAAGCAGGCTACTCATCGTAACATCATCCATAAAATCGAGCAAGTCTACAGTCATTATATGATATGAGAACATAAAAAACATTTAATTTCATGCTAATACAGGTGCACAAATGCCGGTTTGAATGGTGCAGATAGAATCCGAAAGCAATTCACTGTATACTGGAGAGCATAAAATGTTAAAAGAGAGAATCTAAACATGCATGTCCACAGGTTAGTTATTACACAAGCAATGAGCACCTGAACAAGAATTTACTCTGTCTAGATAAATCAAACAAATTATGACACGGCAGTGACAGTTACGCCGGTTGACTCATTCACAGATAAAGATAAGAGAAATACAACAGGCGTATTTGCGGATACATGCAACGAAACAACACAGAATGAGTATGCGGGTAGAGCAATTCATATGAGATGTTGCAGCAAAGGCAACATGCAAGAAAAGCTAATCATGATTAAATGCTGCTAAGATGCCAAataacaaaaggaaaagaatattAAACATGTATTTGGAAATTGGACTAGGTTCCTTACCTCATAAGTGACTGCCCATTTACCATACCGCAAGGGCTTATGGTAGTAGTTGATGTTTCCAATATACAAGCTGCTGCCTACAGGTACTTTCTTCGCTTCATCCAAGACCGCATCAACCCTCACAAATGTATCATCATCACATTTCATTATATACTTTGCCAACGTTGTGCGAACCTGCAGATTGCAAACCATCAATTTCATAGTCAAATTCGTGCCCCTTTCGAGGAAAGAGGGGTGGGAGGGGGGAGAAAGGAAGGTGAAATTTGTTGCTGAGCATCAAAAACCCACCCCATATTCGCAGATTGCAACAGTTTTTAGGACAACAAGATCGTAGTTGTCCATGTATGGCACTATCACAATGTCCCCGAAGAACTCTGCCTCTTTCTTCAGTTCCACATTCACTTCTTTCCTAGCATGCTGTCCATATACACAAACAAGTACACAAGCTGATATCAAGACCTGCCAACTTGGACTTCATATAAACAGGTAtcaattaccaaaaaaactaAAGAAATGGTGTCTACTCTTACCAGTGCTACAAAAAACCGAGCCACAACATTCGAAGATCTTATAAGTTTGTGCTGCATCCAGGACTTCCTCACCGCCATCCGTTCCGCAAAATGATTACCCGCAGAAAGTATACCTATAAACATCTCTATAGGTTGGTCAGGAAGAGGTGGAGCTTGCCATCTAGTCGACAGATCAAGATGCCTCTGCGGAGCATAATTGGGGTGCAAGGTAGGCAAAGAAGCAGCAAATAAGGATTGAACATCAACGTCCCCATTCAAAGTCAGCCCAGTGGCATCTTCTAGAGCGAATCCCTGATGGCATCAAATATAGACATCATAAGCTCGATAACAACAGAACAGGTCTCCTGGGTGTTGGTAGGTAGTTGCATTTGTTTACTCACAGTTCGGTAAGGGAAAGAAGTGACATGCCTCCCGTCGATATTAACATGATAACCTTCCAATCCCGCGCTAAGAGTAAGCACGAAGAGTTTGCTTTCAGAGAATGGATATGACCAGTCAACTGTAACCTTCTTTGTTCGGCCGATGAGACGGTTCAGCCACCAAGTCGCCTTGGACTCCTCCGAGTGATCGTCATCGTCTCGGATCCACTTCTCGCACTTCAACTGCCCGTCAACTGTATGAAGTCTATAAGATCAAGATCCATAGCAAGACCAATACCCGCATGGAAATATATTGTCTTGCACTAGAAAAAAAGAACCGCCTTGACCAAATAGTATCCCAGAATTCAGTTTCCTAGTTTTCTCAGAAATTTCTATGACATGCATGCTTTCTACCAACTACAGCTAGAACTAAAGGACCTGCTGATCACATACAACATCGATAACCACTGAACAGCACAAAGGCAGCAATCACTTCCAAAAATCGGAACATGTACATACAAAtttgtaaaagaaaatgaatcaaAAAACGACCACTCACCAGTCTCCTCATCGGCCTTAGACTTCCACCCTTCACACCTCTGGGCAGTCCCCCACTGCATCCGGTAACAAGTGTTCTGCTCGATCACCGGCTTCCCACTCCAATCCCCCTTCAGCCTCGGGTTGAAGTGCAGAATCCGAGGTGGGTCCTCCCCCTCCACCGTCCTCAGGCCCTGCAGCTCCATGTGGAACTGGGACACCATCACTGACTCGTCGCCTTCCTTCAGCAATGATATCTTCGGGTCATCCTCTGCATGGGCCACCCTCGGCTTCCCGATCACCGTCACGTGGGAACCGAGCGTCAGCCCGCAGGGCAGCACCATGACCCGCCCGTGGACCAAGAAATCAGACCCTGAGAGGGAAATCGAGTGCGGGCACGACTCCGATGCATTCCGTGGCTTCTCCAGGTGGGCCTCCTTCACCTTTCCCGACTGCAAATCCTGCCAGAGCTTGCGGCCCACTTGCCAAGCGACCGCTGCGGACTTGTGGAGCTCGGAGGAGCCACCGGGGACGGCTCCACGGGGTCTGAGAGCGCGGTCGAAGTTGAGGCCAGAGACGATCCTGCGGGGTTTGTTGTCGGTGAGGCCAGTGGGGGCCAGCTCGTCGGAGTTGACTGAGACGGTGATCTGGGGGCGGGTGGGGGCGTGCTTCTCCTGCAAGTCCCTGCCGGTCTGGAGGTGGGGGGTCTGGGAGGTGCGGGTGAGAGCGGTGGGGTCCTGGGGGAGGGAGCCAATGCCGGAGATGAAGACGTAGGGGATTTCGACAGTGACGAGAAGAAGGTAGAGGAAGGCGACGCAGATCAAGATTTGGAGGGAACGGTGCCCGGTGAGTGACCAGAACATGTCCAATTTGGCGTCGGATTTCTCGAGCTTGGACCTCTTCatttctagagagagagagagggtttGAGAGCTTGCAGTTCAATCTCGCTGCTGCTTAAGAGGTGAAGATTGAGCAAACCCTTTAAGCTCTCTGCTCTCTGGGTTTGGGAATCAATGCGGGTGGAGGGGGAAGAAGATGacgagagggagagagagagggaaggtTAGGTCATCGGAACCAACGGAAACACCGACATGGAGGGgcgggggagagagagagagaatattgAAGTGGAAAGGgacggagagagagagagagagagagagagagcttttCTGGAACCAGAGAATAATGCagtcctttttaaaaaattcaaaatctttttctataatataattgTAATGATGATAATCttgaaattgaattaatcaatGTAGTGGGAAATGAAATGGAATTAATACcgttttactttctttttatttttatttatgtaacgCTATTATGATCTATGTGTTGTATTATTATGCATATGGTGGAATTTAATAGTTGGGAGGTGCAGCTACCGATCCGTCGAATCAACTTCGAGTGGTCGATTCTGTCGAGGTCATTGCATAAGAGAGGAGAAACAACGAATAGCGAAGCTCGtagcaaaaatataaaaagaatgcAATCACTTAAACTGACTTATAGATATATGACAGACTCAACAAAAATGAACTTATTCGATAAACAATGCAGtaaatatataagaatatGTGAATTAtcattgtatatatgtatgaaaaaaacttaaataattttacaatGATATGATGCAtaagaatcaataaaattattataattaattacttactaaaaaataaaattgttataattaatataataatctcATATTTCAGCATACCATTcaagaaaaatgattttttttttaaatttgtccTATAATATTTGTATTTGCTTCAATCTAATAATACTCGAATCAAACGGCTTCaattcatattaaaattttattgatttttattacgAAAAATGACATAGGCTTTGATGCTTGCAGTTTCCTTCTATCTTATTAATACTGATTATTACCAAAATTATGGCAAACAAATGTCATGATGAATTTTTACCACGTGAAAAtgttctcatatatatatatatatgttttacaTAATTAATCTATGGTTATTGTATTGTACATAAATACGAAAAAATTCCAATGAAATTGATAGACAAACGGGCTTTTGCAGTTTGCCCGGACTTCGGCATCCGTAACCAAACGTTCAGGTAGAACAAATCCGCCaaattttttgagaaaattattttcaaatcataTAAAAGATTGCACACGGAAACTAATCATAACGTGGTTTGAATTTGACTTTCAAACTAAATCAACTTCCGCGTTTTATTGGTCTGCATTGACCTTTGTTGATTGAGATGAAACGATCAAAATTTGCTCAGTCTTATGTTTGTTTTCGCATTCTGCCGAACTTAGGGGAGATTTTTCACGGAGCAAACTACGGGATTACGAAGTgtactttattttattagcTGAAATCGATTCGTGCACGGGTCGATTATATATCTTAGCTCAAAGTAATTCGAGGGAGTTTTGAATTCTTGCATTACCGGTATAAAACCATTACCGACAAAAAATGCGGTTTTGCCGAATGCATCAGCCTCCTCGTTTGAAAAAAAGGCTGATCGTTTTTCATTCCGTGAATGCAGGATTAAAGAACAAAGCAGATGACATATGCTTTAATTGCACTCACgggaaatatcgaaatctgCTTGgcatataattaaattaggcTGGGGCTATTTCCGCCCACTATTTGACTAGTACACACTCTCTGTTATTTGTTGTACAAAATTACCCCCAATACCATATTT
This region includes:
- the LOC116188311 gene encoding hydroxyproline O-galactosyltransferase GALT6-like, coding for MKRSKLEKSDAKLDMFWSLTGHRSLQILICVAFLYLLLVTVEIPYVFISGIGSLPQDPTALTRTSQTPHLQTGRDLQEKHAPTRPQITVSVNSDELAPTGLTDNKPRRIVSGLNFDRALRPRGAVPGGSSELHKSAAVAWQVGRKLWQDLQSGKVKEAHLEKPRNASESCPHSISLSGSDFLVHGRVMVLPCGLTLGSHVTVIGKPRVAHAEDDPKISLLKEGDESVMVSQFHMELQGLRTVEGEDPPRILHFNPRLKGDWSGKPVIEQNTCYRMQWGTAQRCEGWKSKADEETVDGQLKCEKWIRDDDDHSEESKATWWLNRLIGRTKKVTVDWSYPFSESKLFVLTLSAGLEGYHVNIDGRHVTSFPYRTGFALEDATGLTLNGDVDVQSLFAASLPTLHPNYAPQRHLDLSTRWQAPPLPDQPIEMFIGILSAGNHFAERMAVRKSWMQHKLIRSSNVVARFFVALHARKEVNVELKKEAEFFGDIVIVPYMDNYDLVVLKTVAICEYGVRTTLAKYIMKCDDDTFVRVDAVLDEAKKVPVGSSLYIGNINYYHKPLRYGKWAVTYEEWPEEEYPPYANGPGYILSSDIARFIVSEFERLKLRLFKMEDVSVGMWVEKFNSSKPVEYIHSYKYCQFGCIKDYYTAHYQSPRQMICMWDKLQDTGKPVCCNMR